Proteins from one Candidatus Rokuibacteriota bacterium genomic window:
- a CDS encoding adenylate/guanylate cyclase domain-containing protein — translation MTCSQCRHDNRAAAKFCENCGAALPRACAGCGTPLRAAAKFCDECGKPVTTAPPAASAAAPLHAAQAPTGYTPKHLADRILTSRSALEGERKQVTVVFVDCVGFTALSSRLDPEDLHGIMDGCFQHLLDAVHRYEGTVNQFTGDGIMALFGAPIAHEDHAARAVAAALAMQQAVRQYAEALLSQRGIEFAVRIGINTGLVVVGKIGDDLRMDYTAQGETVNLAARLQQAAPPGGVRLSEATMRLVAGYFLIEPAGEVEMKGLPAPVQTFTVTGQRSGRARFDLALERGLTALVGRQRELAFLRDAFDKARRGRGNVVSVVGAAGMGKSRLAYELKRGLDEDAITFLSARCHPHREALPFNLIAQLLQMNFRLEEGEAEKSQVHKVETGVRRLDASLEWTIPYLKHVLALPAVELDIDGLDDAQRKRRLVEAVRALTLRGAQHRPLFLLMEDLQWIDSSSRDYLDSVVDSLAAHSILLVCTYREGYASGWENRSFHQRLVLEPFSEEDTAEMVTALFDRAEVAPAARQLIVKRAEGNPLFIEELTGYLRDRGLLTGGDAAALAEAEVPSTILDLLTARIDRLPDSAKRVLQVAAVLGREFPLPLLEAIAPPGLDLFAELAVLVRAELLGETALFPEQRYRFMHLLVQQVAYQSLLVKSRAELHARAGQALEELYVERPEDVLQELARHYARSADRAKALHYLVLAGDRARSLFAYDDAIAYYRQALDGADDGHRAVVLEKLGDAAHAHGSLGDALRDLAEALGLVERAGDRIRAAELHRKLGVATWDAGERERALDHLQRGLAALGGDADNAAAARLYQELGRIHFRLGDHDRAMEWARRALTLGNALGAPDVVSHACNTLGVAMARAGDIERAAEYVQQSLDTALAHQLGAVACRAYSNLAVMYAAFDHVRSSEYCREGLALAQKIGDQLQQAWLFCTLAGGHCMLAGDYEEGVKAAKAAVEVDRRLGQRGHLPVPLIILAQIHQCRGEHEESARYYREALDVASAVGEPQLLFPCYDGLATLAIEAGDEAEAERWLTKSRDVQEATGWTSDTFLVLPFLC, via the coding sequence GTGACATGCTCACAGTGCCGGCACGACAATCGCGCCGCCGCCAAGTTCTGCGAGAACTGCGGCGCCGCCCTGCCCCGTGCGTGCGCGGGGTGCGGCACTCCGTTGCGCGCCGCCGCGAAATTCTGCGACGAGTGCGGCAAGCCCGTCACCACCGCTCCACCCGCGGCCTCCGCGGCTGCGCCGCTCCACGCGGCGCAGGCGCCGACCGGCTACACCCCCAAGCATCTCGCCGACCGCATCCTCACCTCGCGCAGCGCGCTGGAGGGCGAGCGCAAGCAGGTCACCGTCGTCTTTGTCGACTGCGTCGGCTTCACGGCGCTGTCCTCCAGGCTGGACCCGGAAGACCTGCACGGGATCATGGACGGTTGCTTCCAGCACCTGCTCGACGCCGTGCACCGCTATGAAGGCACCGTGAATCAGTTCACGGGCGATGGGATCATGGCGCTCTTCGGCGCGCCCATCGCGCACGAAGATCACGCGGCGCGCGCGGTGGCGGCGGCGTTGGCCATGCAGCAGGCGGTGCGGCAGTACGCGGAAGCGCTGCTCAGCCAGCGCGGCATCGAGTTCGCGGTGCGCATCGGCATCAACACTGGGCTTGTGGTCGTCGGCAAGATCGGCGACGACCTGCGCATGGACTACACAGCGCAGGGCGAGACGGTGAACTTGGCGGCGCGCCTGCAGCAGGCGGCGCCGCCGGGTGGCGTGCGCCTCAGCGAGGCCACGATGCGGCTCGTCGCCGGCTACTTCCTCATCGAGCCCGCGGGCGAGGTCGAGATGAAGGGGCTGCCGGCGCCCGTGCAGACCTTCACCGTCACCGGCCAGCGGAGCGGGCGCGCGCGCTTCGACCTGGCGCTGGAGCGGGGGTTGACGGCCCTCGTCGGGCGGCAGCGCGAGCTGGCCTTTCTCCGCGATGCGTTCGACAAGGCGCGGCGTGGGCGCGGCAACGTCGTGTCGGTCGTTGGCGCGGCGGGCATGGGCAAATCGCGCCTGGCCTACGAGCTGAAGCGCGGGCTCGACGAAGACGCGATCACATTCCTGTCGGCCCGCTGTCACCCGCACCGTGAGGCGCTACCGTTCAACCTCATCGCGCAGCTGCTACAGATGAATTTTCGGCTAGAGGAGGGCGAGGCCGAGAAGTCGCAGGTGCATAAAGTCGAGACGGGCGTGCGACGCCTGGACGCGAGCCTCGAGTGGACCATCCCCTACCTCAAGCACGTGCTGGCGCTGCCGGCCGTCGAGCTGGACATAGACGGCCTCGACGACGCCCAGCGCAAGCGTCGGCTCGTAGAGGCGGTGCGCGCGCTGACGCTGCGCGGGGCGCAACACCGCCCGCTCTTCCTGCTCATGGAAGACCTGCAATGGATCGACAGCAGCTCGCGCGACTACCTCGACTCCGTCGTGGACAGTCTCGCCGCGCACTCGATCCTCCTCGTGTGCACCTACCGTGAGGGCTACGCGTCCGGGTGGGAGAACCGTTCCTTCCACCAGCGGCTGGTGCTCGAGCCGTTCTCCGAGGAGGACACAGCCGAGATGGTGACGGCGCTCTTCGACCGCGCGGAGGTCGCGCCGGCGGCGCGACAGCTCATCGTGAAGCGCGCGGAGGGCAATCCACTTTTCATCGAGGAGCTGACGGGCTACCTCAGGGACCGCGGCCTGCTCACCGGCGGAGACGCGGCCGCCCTCGCCGAGGCCGAAGTGCCGTCGACTATCCTGGATCTCCTCACCGCGCGCATCGACCGGCTGCCCGATTCGGCCAAGCGCGTGCTGCAGGTGGCGGCCGTGCTCGGCCGCGAGTTTCCCTTGCCGCTGTTGGAGGCCATCGCGCCGCCCGGCCTCGACCTGTTCGCTGAGCTGGCGGTGCTGGTACGCGCCGAGCTGCTGGGCGAAACCGCGCTCTTCCCCGAGCAGCGGTACCGTTTCATGCACCTGCTCGTCCAGCAGGTGGCCTACCAGAGTCTGCTGGTGAAGTCGCGCGCGGAGCTGCATGCGCGGGCGGGCCAAGCCCTGGAAGAGCTCTACGTCGAGCGGCCGGAGGACGTTCTACAAGAATTGGCGCGGCACTACGCGAGGAGTGCCGACCGGGCGAAGGCGTTGCACTACCTCGTGCTTGCCGGCGACCGCGCCCGTAGCCTCTTCGCCTACGACGACGCCATCGCGTACTACCGGCAGGCGCTGGACGGCGCTGACGACGGCCATCGCGCGGTCGTTCTAGAAAAGCTCGGTGACGCCGCGCATGCGCACGGCAGTCTCGGCGATGCGCTTCGCGACCTCGCGGAGGCGCTCGGCCTCGTCGAGCGCGCGGGCGACCGCATTCGGGCGGCCGAGCTGCACCGCAAGCTGGGCGTGGCCACCTGGGACGCCGGCGAACGGGAGCGCGCGCTCGACCACCTCCAGCGCGGGCTCGCCGCGCTCGGCGGCGACGCCGACAACGCGGCGGCGGCGCGCCTCTACCAAGAGCTGGGGCGCATCCACTTCCGACTCGGCGACCACGATCGGGCGATGGAGTGGGCGCGACGTGCGCTGACGCTCGGCAACGCGCTGGGCGCACCGGACGTCGTCTCCCATGCGTGCAACACGCTCGGCGTGGCCATGGCCCGCGCGGGCGACATCGAGCGGGCGGCAGAGTACGTCCAGCAGAGCCTCGACACGGCGTTGGCCCACCAGCTTGGCGCCGTCGCGTGTCGTGCGTACAGCAACCTGGCCGTGATGTACGCAGCGTTCGATCACGTGCGCTCCAGCGAGTACTGCCGCGAGGGGCTGGCGCTGGCGCAGAAGATCGGCGATCAGCTCCAGCAGGCATGGCTCTTCTGCACACTCGCGGGCGGGCACTGCATGCTCGCGGGCGACTACGAGGAAGGCGTCAAGGCGGCAAAGGCGGCGGTCGAGGTGGACCGTCGTCTCGGGCAGCGCGGTCACCTACCGGTGCCGCTCATCATCCTGGCGCAGATTCATCAGTGCCGCGGCGAGCACGAGGAGAGCGCGCGGTATTATCGGGAAGCGCTCGACGTGGCGAGCGCGGTGGGAGAGCCGCAGCTGCTCTTCCCCTGTTACGATGGGCTGGCCACGCTGGCGATCGAGGCGGGCGACGAGGCAGAGGCGGAGCGGTGGCTGACCAAGAGTCGCGACGTGCAAGAGGCGACGGGATGGACCAGCGACACCTTCCTGGTCCTGCCGTTCCTCTGCTAA
- a CDS encoding peroxiredoxin family protein → MAGVEIGQRAPSFRLASGQGEEIGPEDYRGKRNLIVWFTKGMACPFCRTHMSQLARGYPKIKALGAEILQVTPTKPERARFYARNFSIPFPYLCDPDYRVHHAWGVDVRPHSLAWYAKAIYGASKIPKPPPAEIGDPRTNLGEMPTLLHDSDMGFFLLDRDAVVRYKLSGAYFGEQGVRQIPSTEEILRELERCANPSTDPKRST, encoded by the coding sequence ATGGCAGGCGTGGAGATCGGACAGCGCGCGCCGTCGTTTCGCCTGGCGTCGGGACAGGGCGAGGAGATCGGGCCCGAGGACTACCGGGGCAAACGCAACCTCATCGTCTGGTTCACCAAAGGCATGGCGTGTCCCTTCTGCCGCACGCACATGTCCCAACTCGCGCGCGGCTACCCGAAGATCAAGGCGCTCGGCGCCGAGATCTTGCAGGTGACGCCGACGAAGCCGGAGCGCGCGCGCTTCTATGCGCGGAACTTCTCCATCCCATTCCCGTATCTCTGCGATCCGGATTACCGCGTCCACCACGCGTGGGGCGTGGATGTCCGCCCACATTCGCTCGCCTGGTACGCGAAGGCGATCTACGGAGCGTCGAAGATCCCGAAGCCGCCGCCGGCCGAGATCGGTGACCCCAGGACAAACCTCGGTGAGATGCCCACCTTGCTTCACGATAGCGACATGGGGTTCTTCCTCCTCGATCGCGACGCGGTCGTGCGCTACAAGCTCTCCGGCGCCTACTTCGGCGAGCAGGGCGTGCGCCAGATACCGAGCACGGAGGAGATCCTGCGCGAGTTGGAGCGCTGCGCGAACCCGTCAACGGACCCCAAGCGCTCGACGTGA